The following proteins are encoded in a genomic region of Nitratireductor sp. GISD-1A_MAKvit:
- the phoB gene encoding phosphate regulon transcriptional regulator PhoB: protein MAPKVMVVEDDEPLCVLLKYNLEAEGYQVEMISRGDEAEVRLQENVPDLLVLDWMVPAVSGIELCRRLRMRPETERLPVIMLTARGEESDRVRGLSTGADDYLVKPFSTPEFIARVRALLRRAKPEVLSTVLSVGDIVLDRESHRVYRRKNEIRLGPTEFRLLEFMMQHPGRVFSRSQLLDNVWGETIYIDERTVDVHVGRLRKAVNQGRLPDVIRTIRGAGYAIREA, encoded by the coding sequence TGGTCGTTGAAGACGACGAACCGCTTTGCGTGCTTCTGAAATACAATCTTGAGGCCGAAGGCTATCAGGTCGAGATGATCTCGCGCGGGGACGAAGCCGAGGTCCGCCTGCAGGAAAACGTTCCCGATCTTCTGGTCCTCGACTGGATGGTGCCTGCCGTTTCCGGCATTGAGCTGTGCCGCCGCTTGCGGATGCGACCGGAAACCGAACGACTGCCGGTGATCATGCTTACCGCACGTGGCGAGGAAAGCGACCGGGTGCGGGGTCTTTCCACCGGTGCCGATGATTATCTTGTGAAGCCGTTTTCGACGCCAGAATTCATCGCGCGTGTACGGGCGCTGCTGCGTCGTGCGAAGCCGGAAGTCCTTTCAACGGTGCTTTCGGTTGGCGATATCGTGCTCGACCGGGAATCCCATCGCGTCTACCGTCGCAAGAACGAAATTCGCCTCGGTCCGACAGAGTTTCGACTTCTCGAATTCATGATGCAGCATCCAGGACGTGTGTTTTCACGCAGTCAGTTGCTCGACAATGTCTGGGGCGAAACGATCTATATCGACGAGCGCACGGTCGACGTTCATGTCGGCCGCCTGCGCAAGGCGGTGAATCAGGGGCGCCTGCCCGATGTGATCCGCACCATTCGCGGTGCCGGATACGCTATCCGGGAAGCGTGA
- a CDS encoding DUF1328 domain-containing protein, with the protein MLYWALVFLVVALVAGALGFGGIAGASTGIAQILFYIFLILLVVSLVMGLMRRRG; encoded by the coding sequence ATGCTTTACTGGGCCCTTGTTTTTCTGGTTGTCGCGCTGGTTGCCGGTGCGCTTGGTTTCGGCGGAATTGCCGGCGCTTCCACAGGCATCGCGCAGATTCTGTTCTACATCTTCCTCATTCTTCTGGTGGTGTCGCTGGTTATGGGTCTGATGCGCAGACGCGGGTAA
- a CDS encoding response regulator, translating into MTLSARIAPHLPYLRRFSRAVSGSQSSGDALVAATLEALIADTSIFPEASTDKIALFRLFTSLFERLDIRVPDDAPASAWEQRARNNLSSLAPRPRQAFLLVAVENFRPEEAAEILETDDQGINAMLREASEEISRQVATDIMIIEDEPLIAMDIEEMVESLGHRVVGTARTHKQAVEMFSSTRPKMVLADIQLADGSSGLDAVNEILESSAVPVIFITAFPERLLTGERPEPTFLVTKPFSPEMVKALISQALFFDHQAQAAA; encoded by the coding sequence ATGACATTGTCAGCGCGTATCGCCCCGCATCTGCCGTATCTGAGGCGATTCTCCAGAGCCGTTTCCGGTTCCCAATCAAGCGGTGACGCCCTGGTGGCCGCAACACTTGAAGCGTTGATTGCGGATACGAGCATCTTTCCCGAAGCTTCAACCGACAAGATCGCTCTCTTCAGGCTGTTTACATCCCTGTTCGAGAGACTTGACATTCGCGTGCCCGACGATGCGCCGGCATCCGCATGGGAACAGCGCGCCCGCAACAATCTGTCTTCTCTTGCACCGCGCCCACGACAGGCATTCCTGCTGGTGGCAGTCGAGAATTTCCGCCCCGAAGAGGCCGCGGAAATTCTGGAGACGGACGATCAGGGCATCAATGCCATGCTGCGTGAAGCGAGCGAGGAAATCTCGCGCCAGGTCGCAACCGACATCATGATCATCGAGGATGAGCCGCTCATCGCGATGGACATTGAGGAGATGGTGGAAAGTCTCGGCCACCGCGTGGTCGGCACCGCACGCACCCACAAACAGGCGGTGGAGATGTTCTCCAGCACCCGTCCCAAGATGGTGCTTGCCGACATTCAGCTTGCGGACGGCAGCTCCGGACTCGATGCGGTCAACGAAATTCTCGAATCTTCGGCCGTTCCGGTCATATTCATCACCGCCTTCCCCGAGCGGCTCTTGACCGGCGAACGCCCCGAACCGACATTTCTCGTCACCAAGCCTTTCAGTCCGGAGATGGTCAAGGCGCTTATCAGCCAGGCCCTGTTCTTCGACCATCAGGCACAGGCAGCCGCCTGA
- a CDS encoding NepR family anti-sigma factor, with protein MNYGKPDTRKSAGRRDKNDDPLGANSEIGRKLRQYYDDLIGEEIPDRFSDLLSQLEQKSGAGTAGNKD; from the coding sequence ATGAATTACGGCAAGCCAGACACGCGCAAGAGCGCCGGAAGGCGCGATAAAAATGACGATCCCCTTGGTGCAAACTCCGAGATCGGGCGCAAACTCAGACAATATTACGACGATTTGATCGGGGAAGAGATTCCGGACCGCTTCAGCGACCTTTTGAGCCAGCTCGAACAAAAAAGCGGTGCCGGCACGGCCGGAAACAAGGATTGA
- a CDS encoding sigma-70 family RNA polymerase sigma factor, translating to MSVYPGFRDDLLAAVPSLRAFAVSLSKNTDRADDLVQEALVKAWDKQASYQPGTNLKAWLFTILRNEFYSQMRKRKREVEDSDGAITGRLSVHPAQEGSADLKDFRRALEQLPEDQREAIILIGASGFSYEEAAEICGCAVGTIKSRVSRARTRLQEILEISGENEFGPDAISAQITNSVFPA from the coding sequence ATGAGTGTGTATCCCGGCTTTCGCGATGATCTTCTGGCTGCGGTGCCCAGTCTGAGGGCGTTTGCGGTTTCTCTTTCGAAAAACACCGACCGAGCCGACGATCTCGTACAGGAGGCGCTCGTCAAGGCCTGGGACAAGCAGGCAAGCTACCAGCCCGGAACCAATCTGAAGGCGTGGCTCTTCACGATCCTGCGCAATGAGTTCTATTCGCAGATGCGCAAGCGCAAACGCGAGGTGGAAGACAGCGACGGTGCCATTACCGGACGCCTTTCCGTTCATCCCGCGCAGGAAGGGTCGGCTGACCTGAAGGATTTCCGTCGTGCGCTCGAACAATTGCCTGAAGATCAGCGCGAAGCGATCATACTGATCGGAGCATCCGGATTTTCCTACGAGGAAGCTGCCGAGATTTGCGGTTGTGCGGTTGGCACGATCAAGAGCCGGGTCAGCCGCGCCCGCACCCGGTTACAGGAAATACTGGAGATTTCCGGCGAAAATGAATTCGGGCCGGATGCGATCTCCGCCCAGATCACCAACAGTGTCTTCCCTGCCTGA
- a CDS encoding response regulator — MKKTLDGARVLLVEDEALIAMSIEELCREHGAEDVTTVSTFEELDPQVLETRRISSAILDIRISENWTDAFARLLQSRRIPFVFATGYASNHHIFEGFSDIPVVEKPYKDSDLIEALTRAMTASSSQRPESAPQQEHARGGGSFDHQDQER; from the coding sequence TTGAAGAAAACACTTGATGGCGCACGCGTCCTTCTCGTGGAGGACGAAGCCCTCATCGCCATGAGCATCGAGGAGTTGTGCAGGGAGCATGGTGCCGAGGATGTGACTACGGTTTCGACATTCGAGGAGCTGGATCCGCAGGTTCTCGAAACACGCAGGATTTCGTCGGCTATCCTCGACATCAGGATCTCCGAAAACTGGACCGACGCGTTTGCCCGCCTTTTGCAAAGCCGGCGCATACCCTTTGTGTTTGCGACCGGATATGCCTCGAACCATCACATATTTGAAGGGTTCAGCGATATTCCGGTCGTCGAGAAACCCTACAAGGACAGCGATCTCATCGAAGCCCTGACAAGGGCAATGACCGCCAGTTCCTCACAGCGCCCCGAGAGTGCACCACAACAGGAACATGCGCGAGGCGGCGGCTCCTTCGATCACCAAGACCAAGAGCGTTGA
- a CDS encoding Crp/Fnr family transcriptional regulator, with protein MTKEQDIARGSLSCAKCPLRKREIFRVFEADELSFVEHFKKGDLAVRRGATLLVEGAHNPHLYTVRSGWGFRYKLLEDGRRQIVNYVMPGDLVGLQGSLMGEMQHSVEALSPMQLCVFEKAELFTLYERFPGLAYDITWLASREECMLDEHLLTVGRRTAVEKVAYLLAFVLDRAKESGLSSNGTLELTQQHVADTLGISLVHTNKTIARLVDRKYVKWEDGGCRILNPEGLGELAGWMSGSSAKRPFL; from the coding sequence GTGACAAAAGAGCAGGATATCGCCAGAGGCAGTCTGTCATGTGCCAAATGTCCGTTGCGCAAACGTGAGATCTTTCGCGTTTTTGAAGCCGACGAACTTTCCTTTGTCGAACATTTCAAAAAGGGTGATCTTGCGGTGCGACGCGGCGCAACCCTGCTCGTGGAAGGCGCCCATAACCCGCATCTCTACACTGTCCGGTCTGGCTGGGGCTTTCGGTACAAGCTGCTTGAAGATGGACGCCGCCAGATCGTCAATTACGTGATGCCCGGCGACCTGGTTGGCCTTCAGGGCAGTCTCATGGGCGAGATGCAGCATTCAGTCGAGGCGCTTTCTCCCATGCAGTTATGCGTGTTTGAAAAGGCAGAGCTTTTCACCCTCTATGAGCGTTTTCCCGGACTTGCATATGACATCACCTGGCTGGCCTCGCGCGAGGAATGCATGCTCGATGAGCACCTTTTGACCGTCGGCCGGCGTACGGCGGTCGAGAAGGTCGCGTATCTTCTCGCATTTGTTCTCGATCGAGCGAAGGAAAGCGGTCTCTCGTCGAATGGCACGCTGGAACTCACGCAGCAGCATGTTGCCGATACACTGGGCATCTCTCTGGTGCACACCAACAAGACGATCGCCCGTCTCGTCGATCGGAAATATGTGAAATGGGAAGACGGCGGGTGCCGGATACTCAATCCGGAGGGACTGGGCGAACTGGCGGGCTGGATGAGCGGCTCATCGGCGAAGCGGCCTTTTCTATAG